In Deferribacteraceae bacterium V6Fe1, one genomic interval encodes:
- the pdxA gene encoding 4-hydroxythreonine-4-phosphate dehydrogenase PdxA yields MGLNKIVVTMGDPAGIGPEIICKLILDKQFCSKYDLTFVGSKTILKETFKSVFSIDLLPECNFIDVTGKDKISYSPGVLTPENGRLSIKYIAKAFNLIKAGEADAMVTCPINKKAINLAGLKYPGHTEYLGFLSKSDNFSMMLVGDKIKVVLVTTHIPIGKVAESITEDKIIKAITNSHNAGKFFGSPNPKIAVAGLNPHAGDNGAIALEELQIISPAVNKCVEKGVNVHGPIPSDTLFARMLKGEFDIAVVMYHDQGLIPVKMESFGSAVNVTLNLPFIRTSVDHGTAYDIAGKGVASESSLKRAIEVADMMVNNVKSNTNI; encoded by the coding sequence TAAATAAAATTGTCGTTACTATGGGCGACCCTGCCGGCATTGGCCCTGAGATTATTTGCAAATTGATTCTTGATAAACAATTTTGCAGTAAATATGACCTGACTTTTGTAGGCAGCAAAACTATTCTGAAAGAGACCTTTAAAAGCGTATTTTCTATTGACTTGCTTCCTGAGTGCAATTTTATAGATGTTACAGGGAAAGATAAAATATCCTATTCCCCGGGAGTTTTGACACCTGAAAACGGAAGATTATCAATAAAATATATTGCAAAAGCTTTTAATCTGATAAAAGCAGGGGAAGCGGATGCTATGGTAACCTGCCCCATAAATAAAAAGGCAATTAATCTTGCAGGGTTAAAATATCCGGGGCATACGGAATATCTTGGCTTTTTAAGCAAAAGTGATAACTTTTCAATGATGCTTGTGGGGGATAAGATAAAGGTAGTCCTTGTGACAACTCATATCCCTATTGGGAAAGTAGCTGAAAGTATTACAGAAGATAAAATAATCAAAGCTATAACAAACAGTCACAATGCGGGTAAATTTTTTGGTAGTCCAAATCCTAAAATCGCCGTGGCAGGCTTAAATCCCCATGCAGGGGATAACGGGGCAATTGCTTTGGAAGAGTTGCAGATTATCTCGCCTGCAGTTAATAAGTGTGTTGAAAAAGGGGTGAATGTGCATGGGCCTATCCCATCCGATACACTTTTTGCAAGGATGTTGAAAGGGGAGTTTGATATTGCGGTTGTGATGTATCACGATCAAGGGCTTATACCTGTCAAGATGGAGAGCTTTGGAAGTGCCGTAAATGTTACTCTTAATTTACCTTTTATCAGGACGAGTGTTGATCACGGGACGGCATATGATATAGCCGGAAAAGGGGTTGCAAGTGAGAGTAGTCTTAAAAGAGCTATTGAAGTAGCGGATATGATGGTGAACAATGTTAAATCTAATACAAATATTTAA
- the rsmA gene encoding ribosomal RNA small subunit methyltransferase A, with the protein MLNLIQIFKSEFGHTKKSFGQHFLVNKHILSVICEEAEIKSDDYVVEIGPGCGVLTYELLERNANVLCVEIDRDLAHFLRRYLHIYGNFNIVNKDFMLTNRTDFETDKKIKFVGNLPYNVSTKIVEHTVNFHNNIDCMVFMFQKEVADRIVSLPKNKTYSSLSVFCQYYFDISKVKHLSGKNFWPTTKVESTILKFLPKERHFKEDSVEKDFLKFIKSCFVLKRKTLKNNLKHIENIEDKIKDFFGNDNVRAEELKLDEFISFYEYLRS; encoded by the coding sequence ATGTTAAATCTAATACAAATATTTAAGTCCGAATTTGGCCATACGAAAAAGTCGTTTGGACAGCACTTTCTCGTAAATAAACATATATTGTCTGTTATTTGTGAAGAAGCTGAGATAAAATCGGACGATTACGTCGTCGAAATAGGGCCTGGGTGCGGTGTGCTTACTTATGAGCTTCTCGAACGAAATGCAAATGTCTTGTGTGTGGAGATTGATAGAGACCTTGCACATTTCTTAAGGAGATATCTGCACATTTATGGCAACTTTAATATCGTTAATAAAGACTTTATGTTAACAAATCGGACAGATTTTGAGACCGATAAAAAAATAAAGTTTGTGGGCAACTTGCCTTATAATGTGTCCACCAAAATAGTGGAGCACACGGTTAATTTTCATAATAACATTGATTGTATGGTTTTTATGTTTCAAAAAGAGGTGGCGGACAGGATTGTTTCATTGCCAAAAAATAAGACATATTCTTCACTTTCGGTTTTTTGCCAATACTATTTTGATATATCTAAGGTGAAACATTTGTCAGGAAAAAACTTTTGGCCTACTACAAAGGTAGAATCAACTATTTTAAAGTTTTTGCCAAAAGAAAGGCATTTTAAGGAAGATAGTGTTGAAAAAGATTTTCTTAAATTTATAAAGAGCTGTTTTGTCCTTAAGAGAAAGACTCTTAAAAATAATCTTAAGCATATTGAAAATATTGAAGATAAGATAAAAGACTTCTTTGGTAATGATAATGTGAGAGCCGAAGAGTTAAAATTAGATGAGTTTATAAGTTTTTATGAGTATCTTAGGTCTTAA